In one Bradyrhizobium cosmicum genomic region, the following are encoded:
- a CDS encoding NADPH:quinone reductase — protein MRAVWYEETGPAADVLTYGEMATPVAGPGEVRIRLEASGVNPADVGRRGGSYRAMDYERVIPNSDGAGFVDQVGDGVTRFKIGDRVWLFNGQRNGRAFGTAAEYIALAEHLVTPLPDHLSFAEGATLGIPAMTAWCSLFADGPIVGKTVLVTGGAGAVGHYAVQFAKWGGAQVIATVSSAMKGEQARRAGADLVVNYRDDDVVAKAMAFTGGRGVDHVVDVDFGGNIATTLKLMAMNSTIAVYATNGNRTPTVPMRELMEKCITLRALVLFALPPALLAAAQADIWKWLAAGPRLHNVAAQFALSDTAQAHLAVEKGDKLGTVIVDCAR, from the coding sequence GTGAGGGCGGTCTGGTACGAAGAGACGGGACCAGCGGCGGACGTTCTCACCTATGGTGAGATGGCGACGCCGGTCGCGGGCCCAGGCGAAGTTCGCATTCGCCTGGAAGCCTCCGGCGTCAACCCGGCCGATGTCGGCCGGCGCGGCGGCAGCTATCGTGCGATGGACTACGAGCGCGTCATCCCCAACAGCGACGGCGCGGGTTTCGTCGATCAGGTCGGCGACGGCGTGACGCGCTTCAAGATCGGCGACCGCGTCTGGCTGTTCAACGGCCAGCGCAACGGCCGCGCCTTCGGCACGGCGGCGGAATACATTGCGCTCGCCGAGCATCTGGTGACGCCGCTGCCGGACCATCTCTCCTTTGCGGAAGGCGCGACGCTCGGCATTCCCGCCATGACGGCGTGGTGCTCGCTGTTTGCGGACGGCCCGATCGTCGGCAAGACCGTGCTCGTCACCGGCGGTGCCGGCGCGGTTGGCCACTACGCCGTGCAGTTCGCCAAATGGGGCGGCGCACAGGTGATCGCGACCGTCAGCTCGGCGATGAAGGGCGAACAGGCGCGCCGCGCGGGCGCCGATCTCGTCGTCAACTACAGGGATGACGACGTCGTCGCCAAGGCGATGGCCTTCACCGGCGGACGCGGCGTCGACCATGTCGTCGACGTCGATTTCGGTGGCAACATCGCAACCACATTGAAGCTGATGGCGATGAATTCCACCATCGCGGTCTACGCCACCAACGGCAACCGCACACCAACGGTGCCGATGCGCGAGCTGATGGAGAAATGCATTACACTGCGCGCGCTGGTGCTGTTCGCATTACCGCCCGCGCTGCTTGCCGCGGCGCAGGCCGACATCTGGAAATGGCTGGCGGCGGGGCCGCGGCTTCACAATGTCGCGGCGCAGTTCGCACTGTCGGACACGGCACAGGCGCACCTGGCCGTCGAGAAAGGCGACAAGCTCGGCACCGTGATCGTTGACTGCGCGCGGTGA
- a CDS encoding MBL fold metallo-hydrolase → MQWKVGKVKITKIVELETVGSTRFILPLASNEEIQKLPWLIPHFATEEGRLKMSIHSLVVETPSQRIVVDTGLGNDKQGRNVPTWNSRTTPFLETMIAAGFAPDSIDTVLCTHLHVDHVGWNTKLVDGKWVPTFPKARYVFGRTEYEHWRDHSTEPDKQAVFADSVKPIVDAGRADLIPSDHRLSDDISMIPTPGHSPGHMSILIQSDGEQGLLTGDVAHHPCQMKHLGWSSTADSDQTQSARTRRELFGRFADTPTLVIGGHFSAGHIKRDGDAFKFVALS, encoded by the coding sequence ATGCAGTGGAAGGTCGGCAAGGTCAAAATCACCAAGATTGTGGAGCTGGAGACCGTCGGCTCGACCCGCTTTATCCTGCCGCTGGCGAGCAACGAGGAAATCCAGAAGCTGCCCTGGCTGATTCCGCACTTTGCGACGGAAGAAGGCCGCCTGAAGATGTCGATCCATTCGCTGGTGGTGGAGACGCCGAGCCAGCGCATCGTGGTCGACACCGGCCTCGGCAACGACAAGCAGGGCCGCAACGTCCCGACCTGGAATAGCCGCACCACCCCGTTCCTGGAGACCATGATTGCGGCGGGCTTTGCTCCCGACAGTATCGACACCGTGCTGTGCACCCATCTTCACGTCGACCATGTCGGCTGGAATACGAAGCTCGTGGACGGCAAATGGGTGCCGACCTTTCCGAAGGCGCGCTATGTCTTCGGCAGGACCGAATACGAGCATTGGCGCGACCATTCGACCGAGCCGGACAAGCAGGCGGTGTTTGCAGATTCCGTGAAACCGATCGTGGATGCCGGCCGGGCCGATTTGATTCCGAGCGATCACCGTCTGTCCGACGACATCAGCATGATCCCGACCCCCGGCCATAGCCCCGGCCATATGAGCATCCTGATCCAGTCGGACGGAGAGCAGGGATTGCTGACCGGCGACGTCGCCCATCATCCCTGCCAGATGAAGCATCTCGGCTGGTCCTCGACGGCGGATTCCGACCAGACGCAATCGGCCAGGACTCGCCGTGAGCTGTTCGGTCGGTTTGCCGATACGCCGACATTGGTGATCGGCGGGCATTTTTCGGCGGGGCATATCAAGCGGGATGGGGACGCGTTCAAGTTTGTGGCGCTGAGCTAG
- a CDS encoding DUF3775 domain-containing protein: MPELSISTEKVAFIIEKAREFDVKEAASDPDSGSNPADDGETDVLEDTASDPVAGELSGFILAMNEDEQLDLVTLMWLGRGDGTVEEWDDLRTRAIEARAEYKKPRHEAVQYLLGEPMLGDLLADGMDELGIDWTDERTTPVA, from the coding sequence ATGCCAGAGCTTTCGATTTCCACCGAGAAGGTCGCCTTCATCATCGAAAAGGCGCGCGAATTCGACGTCAAGGAAGCCGCCTCCGATCCGGATTCGGGCTCCAATCCCGCGGACGATGGCGAGACCGACGTGCTGGAGGACACCGCGTCCGATCCGGTCGCCGGTGAGCTTTCGGGCTTCATCCTGGCGATGAACGAGGACGAGCAACTCGACCTCGTGACGCTGATGTGGCTCGGTCGCGGCGACGGCACGGTGGAGGAGTGGGACGATTTGCGCACCCGCGCCATCGAGGCGCGCGCCGAATACAAGAAGCCCAGGCATGAGGCGGTGCAGTACCTGCTGGGCGAGCCGATGCTCGGCGATCTCCTGGCCGACGGCATGGACGAGCTCGGCATCGACTGGACCGACGAGCGGACCACGCCGGTTGCGTAG